A single genomic interval of Amycolatopsis albispora harbors:
- a CDS encoding 1,2-dihydroxy-3-keto-5-methylthiopentene dioxygenase produces MTLLTVWAENDPATVLRRTRDAEEIGAVLGELGVKFDRWPVRELPETPTEEQVLDAYRAEVDEVIRTEGYTFVDVKQLSPGDPGAAEARAKFLSEHTHDDDEDRFFARGSGVFYLHVAGKVHAVLCEAGDLLSVPAKTTHWFDMGTRPDYVSIRFFHDTEGWVGDFLAKSIADRFPSMDELAREGDLPLKTNSTPSP; encoded by the coding sequence ATGACCCTGCTGACCGTCTGGGCGGAGAACGATCCCGCCACCGTGCTCCGGCGCACGCGTGACGCCGAGGAGATCGGCGCCGTGCTCGGTGAGCTGGGGGTCAAGTTCGACCGGTGGCCGGTGCGGGAACTGCCCGAGACGCCGACCGAGGAGCAGGTGCTCGACGCCTACCGCGCCGAGGTCGACGAGGTGATCCGCACCGAGGGCTACACCTTCGTCGACGTCAAGCAGCTCAGCCCCGGCGACCCCGGTGCGGCCGAGGCGCGGGCCAAGTTCCTCAGCGAGCACACCCACGACGACGACGAGGACCGCTTCTTCGCGCGTGGCTCGGGGGTGTTCTACCTGCACGTGGCCGGGAAGGTGCACGCCGTGCTGTGCGAGGCGGGCGACCTGCTCAGCGTGCCGGCGAAGACCACGCACTGGTTCGACATGGGCACGCGGCCGGATTACGTGTCCATTCGCTTCTTCCACGATACAGAGGGCTGGGTCGGCGATTTCCTAGCGAAATCCATCGCGGATCGGTTCCCGTCGATGGACGAGCTTGCCCGCGAGGGTGACTTGCCTCTCAAGACGAACTCGACGCCAAGTCCGTAA
- the mtnB gene encoding methylthioribulose 1-phosphate dehydratase, with the protein MSTLDLAGRALAAESARYEAMGWMRGTSGNLSVTLSRDPLRLAVTASGLDKGALTATDVVEVDADGQAVPGQAKAPSAEAGLHARIAGVAGAGAVVHVHAMAPVLAAEFWPDGVELRDMEMLKGFGRRAHDDLVTVPVVPNSQDMRVLGDAFEAGFRADTPALIVARHGIYVWGDDLAHARQRLECLEWLLRFRTRLYRAFEGSPQ; encoded by the coding sequence ATGAGCACGCTGGACCTGGCCGGGCGCGCGCTCGCCGCCGAATCCGCGCGGTACGAGGCAATGGGCTGGATGCGTGGCACCTCGGGCAATCTCTCGGTGACGCTCTCCCGCGACCCGCTGCGCCTGGCGGTCACCGCGAGCGGCCTGGACAAGGGCGCGCTGACCGCCACCGACGTGGTCGAGGTCGACGCCGACGGCCAGGCCGTGCCGGGCCAGGCCAAGGCGCCGTCCGCGGAAGCCGGGCTGCACGCGCGGATCGCCGGTGTGGCGGGCGCGGGCGCGGTGGTGCACGTCCACGCGATGGCGCCGGTGCTGGCCGCCGAGTTCTGGCCGGACGGCGTCGAGCTGCGGGACATGGAGATGCTCAAGGGCTTCGGCCGCCGCGCGCACGACGACCTGGTCACCGTGCCGGTGGTGCCGAACAGCCAGGACATGCGCGTGCTCGGCGACGCCTTCGAAGCCGGGTTCCGCGCCGACACCCCGGCGCTGATCGTCGCGCGGCACGGCATCTACGTCTGGGGCGACGACCTGGCGCACGCGCGCCAGCGTCTCGAATGCCTGGAATGGCTGCTCCGCTTCCGAACCCGCTTGTACCGTGCATTCGAGGGGTCTCCCCAGTGA
- the mtnC gene encoding acireductone synthase, translating into MTEQLTTRWVVLDIEGTLTATSQVHVVLYDYARPRLGPWIDEHPEDPRVTEAVDAVRAEAGLPADASTEEVVRVLHSWMDEDKKAAPLKTLQGLIWEQGYARGELTSEYFPDVVPALKAWRERGLALAVFSSGSVAGQIASFSNTTEGDLRPFFRHHFDTVNAGPKREAASYHAIAHGLGDPLPSEILFLSDVPAELDAAKTAGWQVVGLARPGEPYEKADFGLHRTVASFAELEIDPA; encoded by the coding sequence GTGACCGAGCAGCTGACCACCCGCTGGGTGGTCCTCGACATCGAAGGCACGCTGACCGCGACCAGCCAGGTCCACGTGGTGCTCTACGACTACGCCCGGCCCCGGCTCGGCCCGTGGATCGACGAGCACCCCGAGGACCCGCGCGTCACCGAGGCGGTCGACGCGGTGCGCGCCGAAGCCGGGCTGCCCGCCGACGCCTCCACCGAGGAAGTGGTGCGCGTCCTGCATTCCTGGATGGACGAGGACAAGAAGGCCGCGCCGCTGAAAACGCTGCAGGGCCTGATCTGGGAGCAGGGGTACGCCCGCGGGGAACTGACCTCCGAATACTTCCCCGACGTGGTCCCGGCGCTGAAGGCGTGGCGGGAGCGCGGACTGGCGCTGGCCGTGTTCTCCTCCGGGTCGGTGGCCGGGCAGATCGCCTCGTTCTCGAACACCACCGAAGGCGACCTGCGTCCGTTCTTCCGCCACCACTTCGACACGGTCAACGCGGGCCCGAAGCGCGAAGCCGCCTCCTACCACGCGATCGCCCACGGCCTCGGTGACCCGCTGCCGTCGGAGATCCTGTTCCTTTCGGACGTTCCGGCCGAACTGGACGCCGCGAAAACCGCGGGCTGGCAGGTCGTCGGCCTGGCCCGGCCCGGCGAGCCGTACGAGAAGGCCGACTTCGGCCTGCACCGGACCGTCGCGTCGTTCGCCGAGCTGGAGATCGACCCCGCATGA
- a CDS encoding s-methyl-5-thioribose-1-phosphate isomerase, whose translation MAAPILADSVRLADDGVHILDRRVFPFERVWVHCRTVEEVAKAIEDMVTQSSGPYFAALWGMVLAARAAADLPADEARAALAAAGDRLIASRSTNNHLGKAVRAVLSEVDSSDGDLVEAALRGARAGDELYRSRSRALGEYTVDLLPDGARVLTHCWADLYLTETVAAAQRRGKELSFFCTETRPYLQGARLTAETLAEMGVPTTLVTDGMGASLFSQGLVDALVTAADRVSMDGHVVNKIGTLGLAVAAKAFGVPFHAQVQAPDLAAPTAADVPIEYRDGDEVLHTLGRRTASTRVPGLYPAFDVTPPEFVTTVVTDRGALAPDQLRRYYEQEKT comes from the coding sequence ATGGCCGCACCGATCCTCGCCGACAGCGTCCGGCTCGCCGACGACGGCGTGCACATCCTCGACCGGCGGGTGTTCCCGTTCGAGCGGGTGTGGGTGCACTGCCGCACGGTGGAGGAGGTGGCCAAGGCCATCGAGGACATGGTCACCCAGTCGTCGGGCCCGTACTTCGCCGCGTTGTGGGGCATGGTGCTGGCCGCGCGCGCGGCCGCGGACCTGCCCGCCGACGAGGCGCGGGCCGCGCTGGCCGCGGCTGGCGACCGGCTGATCGCCAGCCGCTCGACGAACAACCACCTCGGCAAGGCCGTGCGCGCCGTGCTGTCCGAAGTGGACTCATCGGATGGCGACCTGGTCGAAGCGGCGCTGCGGGGTGCGCGGGCCGGGGACGAGCTGTACCGCTCCCGCAGCCGCGCGCTCGGTGAGTACACAGTGGACCTGCTGCCGGACGGCGCCAGGGTGCTCACCCACTGCTGGGCCGACCTGTACCTGACCGAAACCGTGGCGGCGGCCCAGCGGCGCGGCAAGGAGCTCAGCTTCTTCTGCACCGAAACGCGGCCGTACCTGCAGGGCGCCCGGCTGACCGCGGAAACGCTGGCGGAGATGGGCGTGCCGACCACGCTGGTCACCGACGGCATGGGAGCTTCGCTGTTCAGCCAGGGCCTGGTGGACGCGCTGGTCACCGCCGCGGACCGGGTCAGCATGGACGGGCACGTGGTCAACAAGATCGGCACGCTCGGCCTGGCCGTGGCGGCGAAGGCGTTCGGCGTGCCGTTCCACGCCCAGGTGCAGGCGCCGGACCTGGCCGCCCCCACCGCGGCGGACGTCCCGATCGAATACCGCGACGGCGACGAGGTGCTCCACACCCTCGGACGGCGGACCGCGAGCACCCGCGTGCCCGGCCTCTACCCGGCCTTCGACGTGACGCCGCCGGAGTTCGTCACCACCGTGGTCACCGACCGTGGTGCACTGGCCCCGGACCAGCTACGACGATATTACGAGCAAGAGAAAACGTGA
- a CDS encoding acyl-CoA dehydrogenase family protein — MSDWQAVADEVAEKLRADAVAREERGAEPHAEIELLRESGLLRLLIPAERGGAGGDWPLAHQVIRRIAAADGSLGHLLGYHYFQLWRTRLFDNPIADRLERDSAAGNWFWAGVSNPRDAALELRPADGGFTVHGRKFFATGASVADHLIVSGTWTHSGRKATFTLPARTEGVRFLGDWNNLGQRLSASGGVEFTDVFVPEGELLGHQPEEGEPRRWRDSLAPLGFQLLLAQVQVGIAGGALAEGARYTTESSRAWPLSGVDRAADDPHVLAAYGTLASRLTAAELLVDAAAAAFDNATREIDERKRGELGILLAKAKVVSTEVALEIANRVFELTGARATGAKYGMDRFWRNVRTLTLHDPVVYKATEVGKHLLDGEFPPVTGYS, encoded by the coding sequence ATGAGTGACTGGCAGGCCGTCGCCGACGAGGTCGCGGAGAAGCTGCGCGCGGACGCGGTCGCCCGCGAGGAACGTGGTGCGGAGCCACACGCGGAGATCGAACTGCTGCGGGAGTCCGGCCTGCTGCGCCTGCTCATCCCGGCCGAGCGCGGTGGCGCGGGCGGCGACTGGCCGCTGGCGCACCAGGTGATCCGGCGGATCGCCGCGGCGGACGGCTCGCTCGGGCACCTGCTCGGATACCACTACTTCCAGCTGTGGCGCACCAGGCTGTTCGACAACCCGATCGCCGACCGGCTCGAACGCGACAGCGCGGCGGGCAACTGGTTCTGGGCTGGTGTCAGCAATCCGCGCGACGCGGCGCTCGAACTGCGCCCGGCCGACGGCGGCTTCACCGTGCACGGCAGGAAGTTCTTCGCCACCGGCGCCTCGGTGGCCGACCACCTGATCGTCAGCGGCACCTGGACCCATTCCGGCCGGAAGGCGACCTTCACCCTGCCCGCGCGCACCGAGGGCGTCCGATTCCTCGGTGACTGGAACAATCTCGGGCAGCGCCTGTCGGCCAGCGGCGGCGTCGAGTTCACCGACGTTTTTGTGCCGGAGGGCGAACTGCTCGGCCACCAGCCCGAGGAAGGCGAGCCCCGGCGCTGGCGGGATTCGCTGGCACCGCTGGGTTTCCAGCTGCTGCTCGCCCAGGTGCAGGTCGGCATCGCGGGTGGCGCACTGGCCGAGGGCGCGCGCTACACCACGGAAAGCTCGCGTGCCTGGCCTCTGTCCGGAGTGGACAGAGCAGCCGATGACCCGCACGTGCTGGCGGCCTACGGCACGCTGGCCTCGCGGCTGACCGCGGCGGAGTTGCTGGTCGACGCGGCGGCCGCGGCCTTCGACAACGCCACGCGCGAGATCGACGAGCGCAAGCGCGGCGAACTCGGCATCCTGTTGGCCAAGGCGAAGGTGGTGAGCACCGAGGTGGCGCTGGAGATCGCCAACCGGGTCTTCGAGCTGACCGGCGCGCGGGCGACCGGCGCGAAGTACGGCATGGACCGGTTCTGGCGCAACGTCCGCACGCTCACGCTGCACGATCCGGTGGTGTACAAGGCAACCGAGGTCGGCAAGCACCTGCTCGACGGCGAATTCCCGCCGGTCACCGGGTACAGCTGA
- a CDS encoding nucleoside phosphorylase — protein MTGSALPVTGIPRSGLPPLAVVVGAPQRATDIAARLDDAELAGENREYRTYTGSWRGTPVVVASHGVGGPGALCSFAELAEAGVHTFLRLGTAGSLRKDILSGDLVIAEAAVRDDGVSQQLVPAEYPAFATAETVPALVRAAKAHDAPHHRGVVWTRAAFSPGVLRLPMREYLAAGVIAIEMELSALLVFAGLNGLKAGGALVIDGNAAGDDVGPATYDPHRDVVADGVHRAAAVVLDALIEVGEADE, from the coding sequence ATGACTGGCTCGGCACTGCCGGTCACCGGCATCCCCCGCTCGGGGCTGCCCCCGCTGGCGGTGGTGGTCGGCGCACCCCAGCGCGCCACCGACATCGCGGCCCGCCTCGACGACGCCGAACTCGCCGGGGAGAACCGCGAATACCGCACGTACACCGGTTCCTGGCGCGGTACCCCGGTCGTGGTGGCGTCGCACGGCGTCGGCGGGCCGGGCGCGTTGTGCTCGTTCGCCGAACTCGCCGAGGCGGGTGTGCACACCTTCCTCCGGCTCGGCACCGCGGGCTCGCTGCGCAAGGACATTCTCAGCGGTGACCTGGTGATCGCCGAGGCGGCGGTCCGCGACGACGGGGTCAGCCAGCAGCTGGTGCCCGCCGAGTACCCGGCCTTCGCTACCGCCGAGACCGTTCCCGCGCTGGTCAGGGCGGCGAAGGCACACGACGCACCGCACCACCGCGGCGTGGTCTGGACGCGGGCGGCCTTCTCCCCCGGCGTGCTGCGGCTGCCGATGCGCGAGTACCTCGCCGCCGGGGTGATCGCCATCGAAATGGAGCTGTCGGCGTTGCTGGTCTTCGCCGGGTTGAATGGGCTCAAGGCCGGTGGTGCGCTGGTGATCGACGGCAACGCGGCGGGCGACGACGTCGGCCCGGCCACCTACGACCCGCATCGTGACGTGGTCGCCGACGGCGTGCACCGGGCCGCGGCCGTGGTGCTGGACGCGTTGATCGAGGTAGGGGAAGCGGATGAGTGA
- a CDS encoding ABC transporter permease, producing the protein MNFDLALVSSVLRAVTPILFAALAGALCQRAGVFNISLEGTMLVGCFAAVAGSWFTGNPWLGVLAAVVASAAYSLILAIGSVALGGDPIVLSIAMNLLAVGLTSFLLRTVFGTTGSFSDPGLRGLDPVLFGHSALVYAAWVAVAVLAFLLYRTSWGLKVRGIGENAEAAAKLGVNVARERYQVIIAAGALCGLGGAQLALGNVTLFSENMTAGRGWIAVVAVMLGMAAPVGVLLAALLFGLAEGLGFRLQGLGLPQQATDAAPYVVTLLALFSQRLFRRERSNA; encoded by the coding sequence GTGAACTTCGACCTCGCCCTGGTCTCGTCCGTGCTGCGCGCGGTGACCCCGATCCTGTTCGCCGCGCTCGCCGGGGCGCTGTGCCAGCGCGCCGGCGTGTTCAACATTTCGCTCGAGGGCACCATGCTGGTCGGCTGCTTCGCCGCGGTGGCGGGCAGCTGGTTCACCGGCAACCCGTGGCTCGGCGTGCTGGCCGCGGTGGTGGCCTCGGCCGCGTACTCGCTGATCCTGGCGATCGGCTCGGTGGCGCTCGGCGGCGACCCGATCGTGCTCTCGATCGCGATGAACCTGCTGGCCGTCGGCCTGACCAGCTTCCTGCTGCGGACCGTGTTCGGCACCACCGGCAGCTTCAGCGACCCCGGCCTGCGTGGCCTGGACCCGGTGCTGTTCGGGCATTCGGCGCTGGTCTACGCCGCCTGGGTGGCGGTGGCCGTGCTCGCCTTCCTGCTCTACCGCACCAGCTGGGGCCTGAAGGTGCGCGGCATCGGCGAGAACGCCGAGGCGGCGGCCAAGCTCGGCGTGAACGTGGCGCGCGAGCGGTACCAGGTGATCATCGCCGCCGGTGCGCTGTGCGGGCTCGGTGGTGCGCAGCTGGCGCTGGGCAACGTCACGTTGTTCTCCGAGAACATGACCGCCGGACGCGGCTGGATCGCGGTGGTCGCGGTGATGCTCGGCATGGCCGCGCCGGTCGGCGTGCTGCTGGCCGCGCTGCTGTTCGGCCTGGCCGAGGGCCTCGGTTTCCGGTTGCAGGGCCTCGGCCTGCCACAGCAGGCGACCGACGCCGCGCCTTACGTGGTCACCCTGCTGGCTTTGTTTTCCCAGCGCCTGTTCCGGCGTGAAAGGAGCAACGCATGA
- a CDS encoding ABC transporter permease, with translation MKPPRRWAIVFALLAAFVLGTLILAGTGADPISAYTAIITGAFGPDGFPGTLEYAVPVVGMAVALAVPLRAGMVNLGGEGQLVLGAITGTVLGLTSPLPAVPTVILALLGGALAGAAYAALAAFFENRLGVPLLVSTLLLSYPAMSFASYLVRFPLADAGSSLPQSERLPDGVALEVTGTGLALVAATALAYVVIDARAPIGYEIRMTGLGARFAAYAGISRPRLTLRVLATSGGLAGLVGAIMVLGFPHRFIDGALITPTYTWIGLLAALLAGANPLGTVVAAFFFAALTNGGFEAERVTQAPRELTAVLQAVIIIFLASATGLLNRRKAGVR, from the coding sequence ATGAAGCCGCCAAGGCGCTGGGCCATCGTGTTCGCGTTGCTCGCCGCGTTTGTGCTGGGCACGCTCATTCTCGCCGGGACAGGGGCCGACCCGATCAGCGCGTACACCGCCATCATCACCGGCGCGTTCGGCCCCGACGGCTTCCCCGGCACGCTCGAGTACGCCGTCCCGGTGGTCGGCATGGCCGTCGCGCTCGCGGTGCCGTTGCGCGCGGGCATGGTCAACCTCGGCGGCGAGGGCCAGCTCGTGCTCGGCGCGATCACCGGCACCGTGCTCGGCCTCACCAGCCCGCTGCCTGCCGTGCCGACGGTGATCCTCGCGCTGCTCGGCGGCGCGCTCGCCGGGGCCGCGTATGCCGCGCTCGCCGCGTTCTTCGAGAACCGCCTCGGCGTCCCGCTGCTGGTGAGCACCCTGCTGCTGAGCTACCCGGCGATGTCGTTCGCCTCCTACCTGGTGCGCTTTCCGCTGGCGGACGCCGGTTCCAGCCTGCCGCAGTCGGAACGGCTGCCGGACGGGGTCGCGCTGGAGGTCACCGGCACCGGACTCGCCCTGGTCGCCGCCACCGCGCTCGCGTACGTGGTGATCGACGCGCGCGCCCCCATCGGCTACGAGATCAGGATGACCGGACTCGGTGCGCGGTTCGCCGCGTACGCCGGGATCAGCCGCCCGCGCCTGACGCTGCGCGTGCTCGCCACCTCCGGCGGCCTGGCCGGGCTGGTCGGCGCGATCATGGTGCTCGGCTTCCCGCACCGGTTCATCGACGGCGCGCTGATCACCCCGACCTACACCTGGATCGGCCTGCTGGCCGCGCTGCTGGCCGGGGCGAACCCCCTGGGCACGGTGGTCGCCGCGTTCTTCTTCGCCGCGCTGACCAACGGCGGCTTCGAGGCCGAGCGCGTCACGCAGGCTCCCCGCGAGCTGACCGCGGTGCTCCAGGCCGTGATCATCATCTTCCTGGCCTCGGCCACCGGCCTGCTCAACCGGCGGAAAGCGGGTGTGCGGTGA
- a CDS encoding ABC transporter ATP-binding protein yields MTAVELRGITKRFPGVLANDGVDLRVDRGEIHALVGENGAGKTTLMSILYGTERPDAGTVELFGEPARGHGPADRIAAGIGMVHQHFMLFGGLTVTENVVYHRGVLARRARAEVAALIERYGLGLDPDARVRDLPIGVRQRVEILKLLYRDAKILILDEPTAVLAPAEADRLFDVLRDLAAEGRSVILVTHKLREVLAISSRVTVLRDGRRVAGLATADTTAAELARAMTGRDIELDVIHPTGTPGEVVLEARGVTVPGGAKPLVDNASVTVRAGEILGVAGVAGNGQSEFAEALAGLRAFSGSVTLRGKPLTRDAVAYLPEDRGEVGSAQTASLAENLIVGYHRGRGLLRPAKVREHARRIVERFNVKAASVTAPIGVLSGGNQQKALLGRELTRDSPLLIAEQPTRGVDIGSVRDIHAELIAHRDAGHAIVVVSAELSEIRGLADRVVVFYDGRIVAEFDKAEATEERLGLAMAGEAV; encoded by the coding sequence ATGACCGCGGTCGAACTTCGCGGGATCACCAAGCGCTTTCCGGGGGTGCTCGCGAACGACGGCGTGGACCTGCGGGTGGACCGCGGCGAGATCCACGCGCTGGTCGGGGAGAACGGCGCGGGCAAGACCACGCTGATGTCCATTTTGTACGGCACCGAGCGGCCGGACGCCGGCACGGTCGAGTTGTTCGGCGAACCGGCGCGCGGGCACGGCCCGGCCGACCGGATCGCCGCCGGGATCGGCATGGTGCACCAGCACTTCATGCTGTTCGGCGGGCTGACCGTGACCGAGAACGTGGTCTACCACCGGGGTGTGCTGGCGCGGCGGGCACGCGCCGAGGTGGCCGCGCTGATCGAGCGGTACGGCCTCGGCCTCGATCCCGACGCCCGGGTGCGGGACCTGCCGATCGGCGTGCGGCAGCGGGTCGAGATCCTGAAACTGCTCTACCGCGACGCGAAGATCCTCATCCTGGACGAGCCGACCGCCGTGCTCGCGCCCGCGGAAGCCGATCGGCTGTTCGACGTGCTGCGTGACCTGGCCGCGGAAGGGCGCAGCGTCATCCTGGTCACGCACAAGCTGCGTGAGGTGCTCGCGATCAGCTCGCGCGTGACCGTGCTGCGCGACGGCCGCCGGGTCGCCGGGCTGGCCACCGCGGACACCACGGCCGCCGAACTCGCGCGTGCGATGACCGGCCGCGACATCGAACTCGACGTGATCCACCCGACGGGCACGCCGGGCGAGGTGGTGCTGGAGGCTCGCGGGGTGACCGTGCCCGGTGGGGCGAAACCGTTGGTGGACAACGCTTCGGTGACCGTCCGAGCCGGGGAGATCCTCGGCGTGGCCGGGGTCGCGGGCAACGGGCAGAGCGAGTTCGCCGAGGCGCTGGCGGGGTTGCGCGCGTTCTCCGGCAGCGTGACCTTGCGCGGGAAGCCGCTGACCAGGGACGCCGTGGCGTACCTGCCGGAAGACCGGGGCGAGGTCGGTTCGGCGCAGACGGCTTCGCTCGCCGAGAACCTGATCGTCGGATACCACCGGGGCCGGGGCCTGCTTCGGCCCGCGAAAGTACGCGAGCATGCGCGGCGCATCGTCGAGCGGTTCAACGTGAAGGCGGCTTCGGTGACCGCGCCGATCGGGGTGCTGTCGGGCGGGAACCAGCAGAAGGCCCTGCTGGGCCGGGAACTCACGCGGGATTCGCCGCTGCTGATCGCCGAGCAGCCGACGCGTGGTGTGGACATCGGCTCGGTGCGCGACATCCACGCCGAGTTGATCGCCCACCGCGACGCCGGGCACGCGATCGTGGTGGTTTCCGCTGAGCTGAGCGAAATCCGCGGCCTGGCGGACCGGGTGGTGGTCTTCTACGACGGCCGCATCGTGGCCGAGTTCGACAAGGCAGAGGCCACCGAGGAACGCCTCGGCCTCGCCATGGCAGGAGAAGCGGTATGA
- a CDS encoding BMP family ABC transporter substrate-binding protein: MPRLSLLPVAAAVLLAATACNASSNQAAAPAGGGKSFVLVTPNPVGVNDFLKLSVKGIGDAAQAHGATTKTYESSDPASIQQNVAAAVRDQPDVIVAVGFNFADVVAQEAERNPEQQFLFVDSCTEKPFPNVTCATFREYEASYLAGAQAGLLTKTGKVGAVVVLDSPQFHRFSDPFGEGAKKTRPDVAFSQLFIGGQNPFNDPARAKELAGALAGTGVDQVMGAASAAGNLGVFEAAKAGGFFAYGVDANQCPASPGQVVDNVVKRTDVVIADGIKAILDGQPGKTRSYGLAENGLGLNGLLPDVAASQCVIAQHPEVIEQVSKLRDEIVAGTIKVTDPAAG, from the coding sequence ATGCCCCGCCTTTCCCTGCTCCCCGTCGCGGCGGCCGTGCTGCTCGCCGCCACCGCCTGCAACGCCTCCTCGAACCAGGCCGCCGCGCCGGCGGGCGGCGGCAAGTCGTTCGTGCTGGTCACGCCGAACCCGGTCGGCGTGAACGACTTCCTCAAGCTCTCGGTCAAGGGCATCGGCGACGCCGCGCAGGCGCACGGCGCGACCACGAAGACCTACGAGAGCAGCGATCCGGCGAGCATCCAGCAGAACGTCGCGGCCGCCGTCCGTGACCAGCCGGACGTGATCGTGGCGGTCGGCTTCAACTTCGCCGACGTGGTGGCGCAGGAAGCCGAGCGCAACCCGGAGCAGCAGTTCCTGTTCGTCGACTCGTGCACCGAGAAGCCGTTCCCGAACGTCACCTGCGCGACCTTCCGCGAGTACGAGGCCAGCTACCTCGCGGGCGCGCAGGCGGGCCTGCTGACCAAAACCGGCAAGGTGGGCGCGGTGGTGGTGCTGGACTCGCCGCAGTTCCACCGGTTCTCCGACCCGTTCGGCGAGGGCGCCAAGAAGACCCGGCCGGACGTGGCCTTCAGCCAGTTGTTCATCGGCGGGCAGAACCCGTTCAACGACCCGGCCCGCGCGAAGGAGCTGGCGGGCGCGCTCGCCGGGACCGGGGTGGACCAGGTGATGGGCGCGGCTTCGGCGGCCGGGAACCTCGGTGTGTTCGAGGCGGCGAAGGCGGGCGGTTTCTTCGCCTACGGCGTGGACGCCAATCAGTGCCCGGCCAGCCCCGGCCAGGTGGTGGACAACGTGGTCAAGCGCACCGACGTGGTGATCGCAGACGGCATCAAGGCCATTTTGGACGGTCAGCCGGGGAAGACGCGGTCGTACGGCTTGGCGGAGAACGGTCTCGGGCTCAACGGCCTGCTGCCGGACGTGGCGGCCTCGCAGTGCGTCATCGCGCAGCACCCCGAAGTCATCGAGCAGGTGAGCAAGCTGCGCGACGAGATCGTGGCGGGCACCATCAAGGTGACCGACCCGGCCGCCGGATGA
- a CDS encoding SAV_915 family protein: MTVTMLKQTQGFPPAVYLPTGPRYASETEAIVELRRTADGRTALLAYSALDRLVDCCGDQQSWVLIRTDKLDKIHAAQPFDVAYLDLEIPATHRIS, encoded by the coding sequence GTGACGGTGACCATGCTCAAGCAGACACAGGGATTCCCGCCCGCCGTGTACCTGCCGACCGGGCCGAGGTACGCCTCCGAAACCGAAGCGATCGTGGAGCTTCGCCGGACCGCGGACGGCCGCACGGCCCTGCTCGCCTACTCCGCGCTCGACCGGCTGGTCGACTGCTGCGGTGACCAGCAGTCCTGGGTGCTGATCCGCACCGACAAGCTGGACAAGATCCACGCGGCGCAGCCCTTCGACGTCGCCTACCTCGACCTGGAGATCCCAGCCACCCACCGGATCAGCTGA